The proteins below are encoded in one region of Syntrophotalea carbinolica DSM 2380:
- the pilM gene encoding type IV pilus biogenesis protein PilM, whose translation MKVFGAKSTATSGMTGVSLEGEGLAVAHVELHDGRPHLACCAFFEGDAAVCQERLLDEVRSRGLVRSRGVGVVGFGSYGLFQVAPPPVPDAELRDAVRWQVKDLIDYPLEEAVVDVFRVGADARREGTRNAYVVAVKQAVVRQQLDLLRHARLKVDAVDIPELCLRNLAALLPEDPRGVSLLYLGADSGVVIVCRGGRLQLARDIPFGFTALSPETGESQPGNIEGLQERLSLLALDIQRSLDFYESSFRQTPVAALYLLPAAKPLPDLLPDLQSRLGTAVKPFILADVFDGSKDALRTADRCLLAVGAALRNDKGEA comes from the coding sequence GTGAAAGTTTTCGGTGCCAAATCAACGGCGACATCCGGTATGACAGGCGTTTCCTTGGAGGGTGAAGGTCTGGCTGTCGCACATGTGGAATTGCATGACGGCAGACCTCATCTGGCTTGCTGTGCCTTTTTTGAGGGGGATGCCGCCGTTTGCCAGGAACGCCTGCTGGACGAAGTCAGGAGTCGCGGTTTGGTGCGCAGTCGCGGTGTCGGCGTGGTCGGTTTTGGGTCCTATGGGCTTTTTCAGGTAGCCCCTCCACCTGTTCCGGATGCCGAATTGCGGGACGCTGTTCGCTGGCAGGTGAAAGACCTGATCGATTATCCCCTCGAGGAAGCGGTTGTGGATGTTTTTCGTGTGGGGGCCGATGCCCGGCGCGAAGGCACCAGGAACGCTTACGTTGTAGCCGTCAAACAGGCTGTCGTGCGCCAACAGCTCGACCTGTTGCGCCACGCCCGGCTCAAGGTCGACGCTGTTGACATTCCGGAACTCTGTTTAAGGAATCTGGCAGCTCTGCTGCCCGAAGATCCCCGCGGCGTGTCGCTACTCTATCTGGGGGCCGACAGCGGCGTTGTTATTGTCTGTCGCGGGGGGCGATTGCAATTGGCCCGGGATATTCCTTTCGGTTTCACGGCCCTGTCCCCCGAGACCGGGGAGTCGCAGCCTGGCAACATCGAAGGCCTTCAAGAGCGCCTCAGCCTGCTCGCGCTGGACATTCAGCGCTCCCTCGATTTCTATGAAAGCAGTTTCCGTCAGACGCCTGTAGCGGCGTTGTATCTCCTGCCTGCCGCAAAACCCCTGCCCGATCTTTTGCCGGATTTGCAAAGTCGTCTCGGCACCGCCGTCAAGCCCTTTATCCTTGCTGATGTATTCGACGGAAGCAAGGATGCTCTGCGCACCGCTGACCGCTGTCTGCTGGCTGTTGGTGCCGCTTTGCGAAACGATAAGGGGGAGGCATGA
- the gspM gene encoding type II secretion system protein GspM: protein MKALVVKVKQWADWLDQRSLRERVLLAAVVLVVGFLVFDALVFHPQAQNRRHLKTQMATLETTLAELDRQAETVLLRAKEDPDREHRAQQRQLQAELASLDERLKDLTVDLISPSDMAEVLRELLARQQGLRLVHLENLPPVALLPAKTESVESDSEPRTNLYRHPVRIVVSGTYLQALAYLRNLEKLPRKLFWDELEIVVGDYPRAEISLLVYTLSHRKGWIGV, encoded by the coding sequence ATGAAGGCGCTGGTGGTAAAAGTGAAACAATGGGCGGACTGGCTCGATCAACGCTCCCTGCGGGAAAGGGTTTTATTGGCGGCGGTGGTGCTGGTTGTCGGCTTTCTGGTTTTTGATGCGCTGGTGTTTCATCCTCAGGCGCAGAACCGCCGTCACCTGAAGACGCAGATGGCCACCCTTGAGACCACTCTTGCCGAACTGGATCGCCAGGCCGAAACGGTTTTGCTGCGTGCCAAGGAAGATCCCGACCGTGAACACCGGGCTCAACAGCGGCAGTTGCAAGCGGAGCTGGCTTCTTTGGATGAACGCCTCAAGGATCTGACCGTCGATCTTATTTCGCCATCTGATATGGCCGAAGTTCTGCGAGAGCTTCTTGCCCGGCAGCAAGGGCTGAGGCTTGTGCATCTGGAAAACCTGCCCCCCGTTGCATTGTTGCCGGCCAAGACCGAATCTGTTGAGTCCGACAGCGAGCCCCGCACCAATCTGTACCGTCACCCCGTGCGTATCGTCGTCTCGGGGACGTATCTGCAAGCCTTGGCTTATCTGCGAAATCTGGAAAAGCTGCCCCGTAAGTTATTCTGGGACGAACTGGAGATCGTGGTTGGGGACTATCCTCGAGCCGAAATATCCCTGCTGGTGTATACCCTGAGTCACAGAAAGGGGTGGATTGGTGTTTAA
- a CDS encoding type IV pilus biogenesis protein MshK has product MFNVRPRYLTASAVLWILCLGLRTLAVGSEVLPDPTRPGIASGGGRPAEAQVTKWVLTSTLISPQRSVAIINDQVVRVGQEVDGARLEAIKPGRALLSRAGKKIKLKLIADAVKQTVTSAP; this is encoded by the coding sequence GTGTTTAATGTACGGCCGCGATATCTGACTGCGAGTGCGGTTCTATGGATACTTTGCCTGGGGTTGCGTACCCTGGCTGTCGGGTCCGAAGTGTTGCCGGACCCGACCCGGCCGGGTATCGCCAGCGGCGGTGGGCGTCCGGCAGAAGCGCAAGTGACCAAGTGGGTATTGACATCGACCCTGATCTCGCCGCAGCGAAGCGTTGCGATTATCAACGATCAGGTCGTACGGGTTGGGCAGGAGGTCGATGGCGCCAGGTTGGAAGCGATAAAGCCTGGCCGCGCGCTGCTGTCCCGTGCCGGAAAAAAGATAAAACTTAAGCTGATTGCCGATGCCGTGAAACAAACGGTGACATCGGCCCCTTGA
- the mshL gene encoding pilus (MSHA type) biogenesis protein MshL — MTTRAWYCSGLMLIGLAGVLMMGGCAPRPRGEMPLAQFDQQLAVEQKVPSTLPDEVSAALLPPAKDDADWQGHMVEEPRFDVFAKDTPAQEFFTGLVEGTPYNMVVHPSVSGTVSLNLKAVTIPEIMDVLRDVYGFQYRTTRSGFQVIPDTLQTQVFYVNYLNLVRKGLSQTRVSSGQVSEAGSGDDDDDSGSNRSRRDDGNAMVSGSRIDTESSADFWTELSVALRTMVGQEDGRRVVIQPQAGVVVVRALPEELRTIEQYLGTIQGNLQRQVILEAKILEVELGDGYQAGINWSAVNGDVSMAQTRGDIFADNGLADIVGSDGAAVTSGLASGAFGGVFSAALNFKNFQAFIELLETQGDVQVLSSPRIATVNNQKAVIKVGSDEFFVTDVSSDTVTGTTTTTSPDITLTPFFSGIALDVTPQIDPKGKVTLHIHPTVSEVSDQTKDITVAGETQTLPLAFSTVRESDSIVAAESGQVVVIGGLMKDQLQNRDASVPLLGRLPGVGALFRHTQSVSRKSELVILLRPMVVEAGTWNQALDASRQRFKNLGSEFDTEWRGGKFARPAR, encoded by the coding sequence ATGACGACCAGAGCGTGGTATTGCAGTGGCTTGATGCTGATCGGGCTGGCCGGTGTATTGATGATGGGGGGGTGTGCGCCAAGGCCCAGAGGAGAGATGCCCCTGGCACAATTCGATCAGCAGCTGGCGGTTGAGCAAAAGGTGCCGAGTACCCTGCCGGATGAAGTGTCGGCAGCTCTATTGCCCCCCGCCAAGGACGATGCAGACTGGCAGGGGCACATGGTGGAGGAACCGCGTTTCGATGTGTTTGCCAAGGATACCCCAGCTCAGGAGTTTTTTACGGGTCTGGTCGAGGGAACTCCCTACAACATGGTGGTACATCCCTCGGTTTCCGGAACGGTATCCCTCAATCTCAAGGCCGTGACCATTCCTGAAATCATGGATGTGCTGCGGGATGTTTACGGTTTCCAATACCGGACCACCCGCTCCGGATTTCAGGTCATTCCCGATACCCTTCAGACCCAGGTGTTCTATGTCAATTATCTCAACCTGGTGCGTAAGGGGTTGTCGCAGACCCGGGTCAGTTCCGGACAGGTCAGCGAGGCGGGCAGCGGCGATGATGACGACGACAGCGGATCGAACCGGTCGAGACGCGACGACGGCAATGCCATGGTTTCGGGCAGTCGCATCGACACCGAATCGAGTGCCGATTTCTGGACCGAGTTGAGCGTGGCGCTGCGCACCATGGTCGGCCAGGAGGACGGCCGACGGGTCGTGATCCAGCCGCAGGCCGGCGTGGTGGTGGTACGCGCTCTGCCCGAGGAATTGCGCACCATCGAGCAGTATCTGGGCACTATTCAGGGCAATCTGCAGCGCCAGGTCATTCTCGAAGCCAAAATTCTCGAGGTTGAGCTGGGCGATGGTTATCAGGCCGGTATCAACTGGTCGGCGGTGAACGGGGATGTTTCCATGGCGCAGACGCGCGGCGATATTTTCGCCGACAACGGATTGGCCGATATCGTTGGCAGTGACGGTGCGGCCGTGACCTCGGGATTGGCCTCCGGTGCTTTTGGCGGGGTCTTCAGCGCCGCGTTGAATTTCAAGAATTTCCAGGCTTTTATCGAATTACTGGAGACCCAGGGCGATGTTCAGGTATTGTCGAGTCCGCGTATCGCCACGGTCAACAACCAGAAAGCGGTCATCAAGGTCGGTTCCGATGAGTTCTTCGTCACGGATGTTTCAAGTGATACGGTAACCGGCACCACCACGACCACCTCTCCGGATATCACCCTGACGCCGTTTTTCTCCGGCATCGCCCTCGATGTGACGCCGCAGATCGATCCCAAGGGCAAGGTGACACTGCACATTCATCCAACCGTCAGCGAAGTTTCCGATCAGACCAAAGACATCACGGTGGCCGGGGAAACCCAGACTCTGCCCCTGGCTTTCAGTACGGTGCGCGAGTCCGACAGCATTGTCGCAGCTGAGAGTGGTCAGGTTGTAGTCATTGGCGGCTTGATGAAAGATCAGCTGCAGAACAGGGATGCCAGCGTGCCTCTGCTTGGGCGTCTGCCCGGGGTGGGTGCCCTGTTCCGGCATACCCAGTCGGTATCGCGCAAAAGTGAGCTGGTGATTCTTCTGAGGCCGATGGTGGTCGAAGCCGGTACCTGGAACCAGGCGCTGGATGCTTCGCGGCAGCGGTTCAAAAACCTGGGTAGCGAATTCGATACCGAGTGGCGCGGCGGCAAATTCGCGCGGCCCGCTCGTTAA
- a CDS encoding ExeA family protein, with product MYREHFGLTAKPFGLTPDADFLFAHAGYREALNVLLIALDSGEGFIKITGEVGTGKTLLCRRLLDELAETAITAYVPNPLLEPMEFYAAVAEELGAGFAAATDSHEALKRIAQRLIELGGDGRPVVLCIDEAQVMSDRTLEALRLLSNLETQKRKLLHIVLFGQPELDQRLAGYGLRQLRQRIVFSYRLPALGRQEVGAYVRHRLQAAGCKGNRIFSSRALKRLWTASRGIPRLVNILANKAMMASFGQGDSMVRTRHVRLAIADTEDARRSWLCRLRLGC from the coding sequence ATGTATCGAGAGCATTTCGGCTTGACGGCAAAACCTTTCGGTTTGACTCCGGATGCGGATTTTCTGTTTGCTCATGCCGGCTACCGGGAGGCTTTGAATGTTCTGCTTATCGCTCTGGACAGCGGCGAAGGGTTTATCAAGATCACCGGCGAGGTGGGTACCGGCAAGACGCTGCTGTGTCGGCGGTTGCTCGATGAACTGGCCGAAACCGCTATTACAGCGTATGTTCCCAACCCACTGCTGGAACCCATGGAGTTCTATGCAGCCGTGGCGGAGGAACTCGGCGCAGGATTTGCCGCTGCGACGGATTCCCACGAAGCGCTCAAACGCATCGCACAGCGGCTTATCGAATTGGGGGGCGACGGTCGCCCGGTGGTTCTGTGCATCGATGAAGCGCAAGTGATGTCCGATCGAACTCTTGAGGCATTGCGTTTGTTGAGCAACCTCGAAACGCAAAAGCGTAAGTTGCTGCATATCGTGCTGTTCGGCCAGCCGGAGCTGGATCAGCGCCTGGCCGGTTACGGTCTTCGCCAATTACGCCAGCGCATTGTGTTCAGCTACAGATTGCCGGCACTCGGTCGGCAGGAGGTCGGCGCCTACGTTCGGCATCGATTGCAGGCCGCGGGCTGTAAGGGCAACCGCATATTCAGCTCTCGGGCGTTGAAAAGATTATGGACGGCGAGTCGCGGGATACCCAGGCTTGTCAATATTTTGGCTAACAAGGCCATGATGGCCTCCTTCGGTCAAGGCGACAGCATGGTGCGTACCCGGCATGTGCGTCTGGCCATCGCCGATACCGAAGACGCCCGCCGCAGCTGGCTGTGTCGTTTGCGCCTGGGGTGTTGA
- a CDS encoding tetratricopeptide repeat protein translates to MSLINQMLKDLEKRSTPDASSGHGRAAFAPAVRADRRRKVLWLGLPLLLLILGVGLWAGFGHVGEAPPPSDLDPVVTDETQDNLPSVATQQSVLPAAPEAVSLKTLRLFPHDHRLQVEAVFSEAPAYRLLRIDHGRQLVLELPEASLPAALPPAASWPLLRSVGYERGEHGPRLVFTFKAACRYEELALLAAADGQDQMLRFTVQPEPSAVAATVARPAPVLPSEDKAASEPVPAAVATVQPEQPTAQPERSTAEPKTFAAQPGMTRQTLQLTPHERASEFSRDALAALQQGKERDAEAALRSALAIEPGHEQACDLLLRLLKKQGRRAEIRLLLATAVREHPAQLSYRENYARLLIEEGALTEAREQLAREPRPSVAEALDLYAMLATVYQRLAQYEAAAHIYRQMLEVQPEKAIWWMGLGIALEGNLEENQARQAYDQALARGGLSAGLQTYIRQRLTVLKNRHAQNPATVTDAGKEPS, encoded by the coding sequence TTGAGCCTTATCAACCAAATGCTCAAGGATCTCGAGAAACGCTCGACTCCGGACGCGTCATCCGGGCACGGCAGGGCTGCTTTTGCGCCTGCTGTCCGCGCAGATCGCCGTCGTAAGGTGCTGTGGCTGGGGCTGCCGCTCTTGCTGCTGATCCTCGGTGTCGGATTGTGGGCAGGTTTCGGGCATGTTGGCGAGGCACCGCCGCCTTCCGACCTTGATCCGGTCGTAACCGATGAAACGCAAGACAATCTTCCTTCGGTTGCAACACAACAATCCGTGCTGCCCGCAGCGCCCGAAGCCGTGTCCCTTAAGACTTTGCGGCTTTTTCCGCACGACCATCGGCTGCAGGTTGAAGCGGTCTTTTCGGAGGCACCGGCTTATCGGCTTTTGCGCATCGACCATGGTAGGCAGCTGGTCCTGGAACTGCCGGAGGCGAGCCTGCCTGCCGCGCTGCCGCCTGCCGCCTCCTGGCCGTTGCTGCGCAGTGTGGGGTACGAACGGGGCGAGCATGGTCCCCGGCTGGTTTTCACTTTCAAGGCGGCTTGTCGATATGAGGAACTGGCGTTACTTGCGGCAGCTGACGGCCAGGATCAGATGCTGCGTTTTACGGTACAGCCCGAGCCGAGTGCGGTAGCGGCGACTGTTGCCAGGCCGGCGCCTGTACTGCCTTCCGAGGATAAAGCTGCGTCCGAGCCGGTGCCGGCCGCGGTAGCGACTGTGCAACCGGAACAGCCAACCGCCCAACCGGAGCGGTCGACCGCAGAACCGAAGACTTTCGCTGCTCAGCCAGGTATGACGCGACAGACATTGCAGCTGACACCCCATGAGCGTGCCTCCGAATTCAGCCGGGATGCTCTTGCCGCTTTGCAGCAGGGAAAAGAGCGCGATGCGGAGGCCGCGTTACGTTCAGCCCTGGCCATTGAACCGGGCCATGAGCAGGCCTGCGATTTGTTGTTGCGGCTGTTGAAAAAGCAAGGCCGTCGCGCCGAAATCAGATTGTTGCTGGCTACGGCGGTGCGGGAACATCCGGCGCAGCTGTCGTATCGGGAAAATTATGCGCGCCTGTTGATCGAGGAGGGCGCATTAACCGAAGCCCGCGAACAGTTGGCCCGCGAACCTCGACCGTCTGTGGCCGAGGCCCTGGATTTGTACGCCATGTTGGCCACGGTTTATCAGCGTCTGGCGCAATACGAGGCCGCGGCGCACATTTATCGTCAAATGCTGGAAGTTCAGCCGGAAAAGGCGATCTGGTGGATGGGGCTTGGCATTGCTCTTGAAGGAAACCTGGAGGAGAATCAGGCGCGTCAAGCCTATGACCAGGCCCTTGCCCGTGGCGGATTGTCCGCCGGGTTGCAGACCTACATCCGACAGCGGCTGACGGTATTGAAAAATCGCCATGCTCAAAATCCCGCGACTGTTACGGACGCAGGGAAGGAACCATCATGA
- a CDS encoding GspE/PulE family protein — protein sequence MTARKKIRIGELLVQHHIISEEQLNTALAEQKRTGSKLGHTLVELGYLSPTGFLKFLGQQLQIPFIDLRHYQYKAETVRLLPEIYVRRFRALVLAEEGDGLLVGMADPTDIFAFDELRRILKRPVKLAVVGEDELLDIVDRIYRRTDEIIHIAGELSEELGEGGIDLESLLSSSNIEDAPVVRLLHTLFEDAVQIGASDIHIEPDESVLRIRQRVDGILHEQVMKEKRIGGALVSRLKLMSGLDISERRLPQDGRFNIRVRGRSIDIRLSTMPLQFGESVVMRLLDQSGGLLALEQIGMPEGLLRRFHNLIKRPHGLVLVTGPTGSGKTTTLYGALNALNDTSKKIITVEDPVEYRLPRINQVQVQSRIDLSFARVLRAALRQDPDVVMVGEMRDQETAQIGLRAAMTGHLVLSTLHTNDAVSTALRLLDMGAEGFVVGSSLLAILAQRLVRRVCESCMEDDPLDAGQRSWLAAMVGPEAHRQVFKRGAGCPRCHNTGYHGRIGIFELLQIDTSLADALRRSDSAGFAELARRQPGFQTLSMAAYDYACQGVTSMEEVLRVSGQLEDFNSDSGRYAGQDLTEDDADATVPVPGT from the coding sequence ATGACGGCACGCAAAAAAATTCGCATCGGTGAATTGCTGGTGCAGCATCATATCATCAGCGAGGAGCAGTTGAATACCGCCCTGGCTGAGCAGAAACGCACCGGCAGTAAACTGGGGCACACCCTGGTCGAATTGGGCTATCTCAGCCCGACCGGCTTTCTCAAGTTTCTCGGCCAGCAGTTGCAGATCCCCTTTATCGATCTGCGGCATTATCAATACAAGGCCGAGACGGTGCGCCTGTTGCCGGAAATTTACGTGCGACGCTTTCGCGCCCTGGTATTGGCTGAAGAAGGCGACGGTCTGCTGGTCGGCATGGCCGATCCCACAGATATCTTCGCGTTTGACGAGTTGCGCCGGATTCTCAAGCGCCCCGTCAAGCTGGCCGTGGTCGGTGAAGACGAACTCCTCGATATCGTCGATCGCATTTATCGGCGCACCGATGAAATCATTCATATCGCCGGTGAGCTCAGCGAAGAGCTGGGCGAAGGCGGTATCGACCTGGAGAGTCTGCTTTCGAGCAGCAATATCGAAGATGCCCCGGTTGTGCGTCTGCTGCACACCCTGTTTGAGGATGCGGTGCAGATCGGCGCCTCGGACATTCATATCGAACCGGACGAGTCGGTGTTGCGCATCCGGCAGCGCGTCGACGGTATCCTGCACGAACAGGTGATGAAGGAAAAGCGCATCGGCGGGGCTCTGGTGTCGCGCCTGAAGCTGATGAGCGGCCTGGATATTTCCGAGCGTCGTCTGCCCCAGGATGGGCGATTCAACATCCGCGTGCGGGGCCGCAGCATCGACATTCGTCTGTCCACCATGCCGCTGCAATTCGGCGAATCGGTGGTCATGCGTCTGCTCGACCAGTCCGGTGGTTTGCTTGCCTTGGAACAGATCGGAATGCCTGAAGGCCTGTTGCGGCGTTTCCATAATCTTATCAAGCGGCCCCACGGGCTGGTGCTGGTAACCGGACCGACGGGTAGCGGCAAGACCACCACCCTTTACGGGGCCCTCAACGCCCTCAACGATACCAGCAAAAAGATCATTACCGTCGAGGATCCGGTGGAATATCGCCTGCCGCGCATCAACCAGGTGCAGGTGCAAAGCCGTATCGATCTGTCCTTCGCGCGGGTCCTGCGGGCCGCCCTGCGCCAGGACCCCGACGTGGTCATGGTCGGCGAGATGCGCGACCAGGAAACCGCCCAGATCGGTCTGCGCGCCGCCATGACCGGCCACCTGGTACTGTCCACCCTGCATACCAACGATGCCGTGAGCACCGCACTGCGGCTGCTCGATATGGGCGCCGAAGGTTTTGTGGTCGGCAGCTCGCTGCTGGCCATCCTGGCACAGCGCCTGGTACGCCGTGTCTGTGAAAGCTGTATGGAGGACGATCCCCTCGACGCGGGCCAGCGCAGCTGGCTGGCGGCCATGGTCGGGCCGGAAGCCCACCGACAGGTTTTCAAGCGTGGCGCCGGGTGTCCGCGCTGCCATAACACCGGTTACCACGGGCGTATCGGTATTTTCGAGTTGCTGCAGATCGACACGTCGTTGGCCGACGCCCTGCGTCGCAGCGACAGCGCCGGATTCGCCGAGCTGGCCCGTCGTCAGCCCGGCTTCCAAACCCTTTCCATGGCGGCTTACGATTATGCCTGCCAGGGCGTCACCAGCATGGAAGAGGTGCTGCGCGTTTCCGGCCAGCTCGAAGATTTTAATTCTGACTCCGGTCGGTATGCCGGTCAGGATCTAACAGAGGATGATGCGGATGCCACAGTTCCGGTACCAGGCACGTAA